The segment AGCTTTTTCAGATATGGTTGGCTGCTAAAGGAGATGAATGAGACCTTCATCACCCTAATCCCAAAGGTCCAAGGAGCTCATAAATTTGGGCATTTCAGACCTATTAGCTTATGCAACTTTTGTTACAAAGTTATTTCAAGAATACTGGTGGCAAGATTACGACCGCTGCTGGATAAGCTAATAGACCCTGCACAGACAGCCTTTATCCCTAACAGAAATATAGCTGAGAATGTTCTGTTGGCCCAAGAAGTAGTGCACTCTTTCTCCACCACCAAGAAGAAAAAGGGGTTTGTGGGTTTGAAGTTAGACTTCCAAGAGGCTTATGATAGATTAGAATGGCCCTTCCTAatccaagttttaaaaaatttcggTTTCCACCAGAAGTTCATTCACCTCATATATCAATGTATCTCTACTGTGAGTTTCACTCTTTTGCTAAATGGGGGAAAGGGCCCTAGAATCAGGCCTTTGAGAGGTCtaagacaaggggatccccTATCCCCTTATCTTTTCATTATTGGGAGTGAAGTTCTTGCTAGAATGATTAATAGATGCTCAACCCAAAGATTAATAAATGGCATTAAGATTGCCCCATCAATAACTGGAATCTCAAAACTCTTCTATGCAGATGATGTTTATTGGTCTGCAAGGCAAAACATTCAAAGATTAATGAGATCATGAACATCCtgggaaaatattgtgaatggtCAGGCCAAGAAATCAATTTTGAGAAATCAGGGGTCTTTGCTTCAAAAGGGGTTCGCTCTCAATTCCTGAATCAACTTAGGAATCAAAGAGGTTTAAAGAAGCTTTCCCAAGGTACTAAATATATGGGTGTCCCTCTATTTCTctcaagcagcaagaagaagGACTTTGCTTATCTTAAAGAAACTTTGGAATCTAAGGTAAGCAGCTAGAAGAACAAATCCTTGTCTTGGATGGGAAGAGCAACACTAGTGAAATCTATAGCCTTGGCTACTCCACTATACACTATGTCTTGCTTTCTCATTCCAAAAAGTTTATGTGAGGAGATGGACAGTATGCTAAAAAATTTTTGGTGGAGCCCATCAAAGAATTCAAACCATTATTTCACTCCTCTTGCTTGGGACAATTTTTGCCAACCTAAATATTTGGGTGGCCTTGGATTCAGGCACTTCTCAGATGTTAATATGGCCTTCCTCTCCAAAGTAGCTTGGTGGATTTTAAATCAGTCCAACAAACCATGTGTGCAAGCACTTATTGCTAAATATAGGGTGAGAAGAAATTGGCTCGATGTGGATCCATCCAAGAAGGCTTCTTGGACATGGAAAAGTGTGGAATCAGCTAGGCATATTCTTGTGGCTGGAGCTTGTAAGCAAGTCAACAATGGGGAAAGCACTCTCACGTGGGAAGATCCTTGGGTCCTTGACCTTCCTAACTATAAACCGGTACCTTTGTCTCCTGAAAAGCAATCTAGCTGCTTGGTGGTGTCTCAGATTCTATCACCAGATAAATCAAGATGGGATAAGTCGAAACTCTATGAATTATTCACTGAAGAATTAGCCAAGGCTATTAAGAAAATTCTAGTTAAAGTGAGTCAAAGGGAGGACAAATGGGTATGGTTAAAATCCCATAATGGCAAACTTTCAATGAAGTTGGCATATATGGAACTTCTTGATCATTCTGAGCCCAATAAGTCTGACCAGGCGAAGTCAAGAATTTGGAAATCAAAAATTCATGATAGACTTAAAATGGTTTTATGGAGAGTTGCCTTGGATATTCTTCCAACCAAGGAAAAATTGACAAGATTCTTTCCAGCCATGGATCCTAAGTGTCCCCTATGTGATGCCTTACCTGAATCTTCCTTACATCTACTTGTTTACTGTCATGCTGCAAGATTTTTGTGGGCTGGTAATGAGTGGGGCTGCAGACCAAATGCAATGCAGTTTGATTGCCCAGGTCAGTTTATAAACTTTCTTTTATCCCCCCGAGTCTCTTTTCATGGCTCTTATGACAAGGAGGGTTTCCTTTTATTTGGGGCTTTGGTGTTGGAGCATTTGTGGTTTGCTAGAAATCAAGCTATTCACAAAGGAATTAAATTCTCCCCAAATAAAGATCTCCAAGTAgtcttaaaaaaattcattgaacACCGTGTTATGCTCACTGATGTCCCCTTAGTGCTGCCTAGACCTTTTTATTCTTGGATCAGGCCTGAGCAAGGAGCTATTAAAATAAATTGCGATGTGGCGGTGGGGTTAGATCATTCATTTATTGCCATTGTGGTGAGAGATTGGAGAggggatttgatttttcccatgTCCAAACGGGTGGAAACCAACCTCCCTATCCAAGCAGAAGTTGAAGCCATTAATTTGGCGACTTGTGTTGCTATTAACTGTGGGTTTGAGTATGTAGTGGTTGAGAGCGATGCCAAAGCTTGTATTGATGCTCTCAAAGCCCCCTTTGATGAAGTGCCTTGGAGAATTTCATCCATTACAGCTGATACCCTTTTGTGGGAATTCCGTGGTCAGCAGTTTGTTTTCAGGAGAAGTCCAAGAGAATCAAACAAAGCAGCCCATGTTTTAGCTTCTTGGTGCCTTGGGAAAATTTTATCTGGATGTTTTGGTCAGGGTTATGCTCCCAGCCCTTTTATGGATGTAATTAATTTTGAACTCTTATTTGCTGTAGTTGCTGGTTAGCCTCCTTCTTTTTggtttgttaataaaattttctgttcatcaaaataaataaggTAGTCAACTAgaaagaagaaataatattttcctttatatgtatattttgttttctttgtttttaaatgaTATCCTTTAAACTTACATTCACAAAAGCACAATATCAATTACATTGCTTtgtgaaagctcgaaaatgtgttaaaaacacaagagttgtttagaccccaaaattaaagttacggctcgatagattttacactaacttaatactaagtacggaatagtgtaaatgcgagcggataaacaaataaactactctaatccataatcaagacaacacaacagtaaaatggaatgtaaaagagtaggaaagagagatgcaaatacaagataacacgccgatgtgttatcgaagaggaaaccttagaactcggcgaaaaatctctccgccgccctccaaacggtaatctatccactagacaatcagttgggatacataggTTAGTAAGAGACcattcaagcctaatctacctgatgtacctaagccctccaagctcctactctaacaaggcttctcggaactgtgtcttgtctagctctccagatcCCACAATCCACCCGATTACATCCGCCATGCCTCATCGGCTTCTTTTGGAAATTCCCCAAAACTTCCCAagttccaaaacactctctacactttgaataggtgtgggttgtgtttgggtacaaatctcctctcgaggtatgacaatgggagagggatagagaagaggctacaatgatttctcactaagggtgagtagctctctctcaaaacGATGGGTGtatgtgttgtagaaaacctgtctagggtttttctctctgaatgacctcctttacatttgtgggtaatgagggtatatatagcaTCGGTAAAGGGTAAgcaagtcacacttaaaaaacCTCCAGGTAGAATGTTTCGCGACTATCTCTCGGGAAGGCCTTACttgcgagacactcgcgaaaacaaCAGCCTGGCAcaactcttcagcttccaaaCATGTGCTCCTCACGTGGCTCTTTCGCGGGTTAGCTTCTtgcgagcttctcgcgaaatccactgattcttcatttaagcttgagtcttcaccaacttaatactaaacccaatataataaaatcccacaaaatacaaagaacaaaattaaagcaattacaacactttttgttatggaataaagccaatataaaacatagttgtaaatcccAACTTTACACTTTGCATATAGGATATTAGAAAAGTAGAAAGTATACATGATAATATTAGACTGACCCAAATTCGAAGGaaaatacttgacttgaactcaaatttttttacccGAAGCAAAAACAAGTTGATCCATGAATTGACCTGTTTCCTAGGGTCAACttggcttttatttttatttttattttaaatttataccTGGcagcatggttgtcaaaatcccaATCTAGATCTTACGATTTTACGATCTTACTTGCCCAAAATGATCCGGATCTTTCAAGGATTTTTGCTGTCGTTTAGAATCGTACGATTCTGAAAATCCCGTATGATCCTGAtttcttgtaatcttctttaaTTTGACAAAATGCTTAGTTGGaagcaaatgaaaaataatatccCAATAGTCTAAGTTTTGCTATTCTAATGTAGAGAGATAGAGTGTCAGTTGGAcccaactaaaaaataaaatctcaataGAGTGTCATGCTTTGAGGTTTTTGGCTTTTTTAAAATGATGCTTACAAATGAATGTAATGATGTATGGTAATTACATTAAATGGaacaaatttttggttttttggttttttttaaaattttttttttttatgaatgaatgtataatttatgtgattatttaatatACCAAtgagtattttttgtttttttctcaaataatgtaggatcttacAATTCACGATCCCACCTACCTCTCACAATCCTACGTAAGATttcgattttgacaaccttgccTGGTAGTGcacaactaaaaattatatgtCATGCCACTGCCAACCCTATTGTGCTAGCAGCATAgctagtcaaaaaaaaaaaaaaaaaaccacgaaGCCAAAGCTACATGTAAACTCTGCCCTATCCCTGAAGTTCATATCTCACTCATTTCAAGTataaattaagtaaaatttgtgtgcattttgaaattttggatgtCTACTTTCAAATGAAGCAAGTCTCACTAAGAACTTcattattataaagaaaaagatattgaCTTAAAACTCAATTCCAACCCAATTTTATTGACGCAACCTTATTATAACATATTTTTACACTAAAATTTGACAACACATCTTTAAACTAGCAAATACATCATCCAAaggaaaaggggaaaaaaaatttactacagGTTTGGATAATATATAgtacaattaataatttaaactcaTTGATCTTTATATGGTGGAATGGGCTGAATAAGTAATGACAATACACGGTCCTTAGTTTCATGGTTCCCAGCACCATGTCCATCTCCATGTTGGTACATGCATTGGGCCATCCTTGCAAGGTTCAATGCAATTTCAATAAATGTTTCAGAGAAGGGAGAACTTGCAGCTCGGTCTTCATTCATCTTTTTCCATGTTGCACTTATCAAAAACCTTATGTGCTCACGAGCTTCTTCTTCACTAGCACCAGTTTCATTCATGTAGCACTGGATTGATTTGGGAACATCACCTCTTTTTAGCTCATCCTGagtttccatatatatataaatggatgTTAGCCTATGAAGTATTCGGAGCATTCAAAATGAAATGTAGATAGTTCATTTCatgatcaaaattttatttgttgtatCTAATAATGTACATGTTACTtcgttatttaaaatttgaaatgacGTGACATTGgatataattttgtaatatttaatctgAAGTAAGAAATGAATTCATTTGAAAAGTTTACATACCGTAGATGTTCCAAGATCATCTGCAAGTCGTAAAATCATTGATGACCAACGGATTATGTTGGGGTACTCTTCCAAACAATCCAAGGCCTCCTTTGTAATCGgatttgtgacaaaaaaataagCATGCACCAGTATAGTTGGTGCTGATATTGAAATCCATGCATTCTCAATGTATTCTTGAAGGCTCGGTGTATATCCGCTATGGTACCACTTTGCCTCTAACAAATAAGATCTACATATATCTGCCCACTGAAAATTTATGATGGAAACAATGAATTAAAGTTAGTATAACACATCATgtgtttaggaaaaaaatgttaaaaggaTTAATATAGATGAATTTAGAAGTCAAGTCCATACTGCTTTTTTAAAATATCGAATGACATGGAATCCTTGTTCCTTGAGTGTATCAAAGGTCATTTCATTAATTGAATTGTGAAGAGCAATGAAACATATCTTCATATAATCTGGGAGTTCGTCTATTGCATTGATATCCCATCTGGAATTACAAAGAGTACCATCACAAGTCTATATGTCAAAGACAGCTTGAAGCAGTTAAGGTGTAGTATCATTAATACCAACCTTTCAACAGCATCTGTGAAGAGCTCAAGTTCATCCAAGGTGCCATACACATCGTAAACATCATCTATTGTTGTTATTAGTGCATTGACCTTTGTTGACATTCTCCTACAATATCCAAACTGAGGCTGAAATATTACTCCCACTGTCCATAAGAAATTCTCCATTAGTCTATCCCTCGCAAAGCTCAAATTCTCTGCAAGGCCTGTGCTCTTCCACCACCTTTGCATGAATCAAAGAAGAATATACGAATGTTAGAATTACAGAAATTTCTGCACTTTGTCATCTTCCATATTAGTCATATTaatcaaaagtttaaatttttagacTAAAGgctatttaatatttattttctcatgTTTCCATGAGGTTTGATTTTTACCTTGACACTTGCTTTAGATCTTCTTGGTGGGCTGCTTGTACAATGTTGAAATCCAATTCTGCAAGCTCAAGTAAGATAGGGTTCATGTCTTGTTTGCTTCTATATATGTTAATGAACCATCTTGCTTCCGACCTAAGCATCCTCCAATGCAGTGGGAGCTCCAAGGAATGACTTATTATAATAGCaagatttttatctttattctgCTTGACGTAATCTTCTAGATGTTTGATTGAGAAATCTCTTGCTTCATCTAAGATATTTTCACCTTCTATCGAAAGGAATGAGGCTTCATACAAGGATAGCATACCCATGGTATCCTCACAAAGGCATGCCTTGAACTTCCCTCTCTCATCCTtgaaactattgaaaatgtctACAATGAACAACACAAAACACGACAGTTGACAATCATTAACTATATATGACATGTTTGTTTACGGCAAGATTTAGGTACAATTCCTTACCTTTCAGTTTTCCAACCAAATTCA is part of the Quercus robur chromosome 9, dhQueRobu3.1, whole genome shotgun sequence genome and harbors:
- the LOC126700006 gene encoding myrcene synthase, chloroplastic-like — its product is MAHTLLSSLPIRNFARVPVPCKVPFSLVTPRSGNVPFSVQCMHPSKISSSPEISRRSANYQPPIWQYDYIQSLRSEYAEESCTRQINVLVEQVRMMLHKVGDPLEQLELIDVLQRLGLSYHFEAELKRILEALYSNDHGGDIDTWKTKNLYATALKFRLLRQHGYSVSQDIFNSFKDERGKFKACLCEDTMGMLSLYEASFLSIEGENILDEARDFSIKHLEDYVKQNKDKNLAIIISHSLELPLHWRMLRSEARWFINIYRSKQDMNPILLELAELDFNIVQAAHQEDLKQVSRWWKSTGLAENLSFARDRLMENFLWTVGVIFQPQFGYCRRMSTKVNALITTIDDVYDVYGTLDELELFTDAVERWDINAIDELPDYMKICFIALHNSINEMTFDTLKEQGFHVIRYFKKAWADICRSYLLEAKWYHSGYTPSLQEYIENAWISISAPTILVHAYFFVTNPITKEALDCLEEYPNIIRWSSMILRLADDLGTSTDELKRGDVPKSIQCYMNETGASEEEAREHIRFLISATWKKMNEDRAASSPFSETFIEIALNLARMAQCMYQHGDGHGAGNHETKDRVLSLLIQPIPPYKDQ